The genomic stretch CAGGTGTTCTTATAGCTCCTGGCCAATTTCAAATTGGTCTGGTAAGGAAAGGCGGGAAACCAGTTCCCGGACCCCAATCCATAATCGTTTGTTTTTCCCTTGTGGTTGGTCAGGTAATAACGGTCTCCTTTCAATTCCCATTTTCCCCAAGCTTTTGGCCGATTACTCTTGGAGACAGTCCTGTTGAGGGATTCAATAGGTTCCATGCCCACTTCCACATAGTCCCCATTTTCAAAAAGGACAAGGGGTTCAAAGGTAATGGACATCGGATATCCGGATATGGCTTTGAAGAACCATTTTTCCTTGGATTGTTGGTATTCCAGTGTATTTGCACTGTACTTCACGGTATAGGCTCCACAGATGACCACTATGATTATCAGATAGGAAAAAAGGGAAACCTTATGGGTGTTGGCCATGATATAAATGTAAAGGTCATTATGTGATTAGAGGTGTAAAATTATTTTTTTGGATGGAGGCTGTTGTAAACTAAAGATTAAATCATCCTATCAGGGACAGAATTTTGGGAGGTCTTGGTGGCATTGGGAATGACATGGACTGCGCCTTTCCTGATCGGACATTGGATTAAGGTTTCCATAATCAGGGCTTAACCATAAGATAAAATGCCAAGAGACAACCCTTTGCCCAAAGTCTCGTTTTTTGGGTAAAAGATAAATGGATATCATGAAAGTAAAGCAATATGGTCCAGTGATGGCCCTTGGGCTGATGCTCCCATGGTTTGCCTGTTCCGACCCCGACGATTCGATGGATCGGGTCCTGTTCCAATGGGAAGGGACCAAGAGCAGTGATCCCTGGGCCACAACGGGGCCATGAAACACATGGAAAGGTTCCAAAAAATGATGGGACTTGCCCATAAGTTCGAATGGGTATCACACAATCCCTTCAAGCGGTATCAATTGAAATTCAGGGCAAAGGAAGCTGCCTTTTTGGAAGAAAGCGAACTTGGAACCCTTGAAAAATTCAGGCTTAGGAACAAAAGGTTAGCACTAACATTGGATATGTTCCTATTTGCCTGCTATACAGGATTAAGTTATATAGAAATCAAACAATTGAAGCCACAGCACATTGTACAGGGAATCGACGGGGAAGATTGGATCAATGTATCCCGTCAAAAGACAAGAGTGCCAGTAAAAGTACTGCTATTAGGGAAAGCACAGGAAATCCTCAAAGCGTATGAAGGAAATCCAAAGGTTGCCCGTTCCGGTGAACTGCTCCCCATTCCCACCAACCAAACCGTAAATAGAGATATAAAGACCTTGGCCTAAAAGGCAGGGATTGATAAGCATCTTACCTTCCATTCCGCACGCCATACCTTTGCAACCACCATTACCCTAACCAACGGAGTGCCGATAGAGACCGTATCAAAACTATTGAGTCACACCAAATTGTCCACCACGAAAAGATATGCCAGGGTCATCGAACAAAAGATCAGTCAAGACATGGCAGCACTTCGTACCAAATTGGATGGCCGCGGAGAAGGCACAGAAGCAAAGGTTATTCCTGAACAGGAAACAAATCCAAAGTCACATTACGTTCCTGTGTTAAAAGTAGTTAGATAGACAAGGGGATGACCATTAATGATAGCTCATTCCCTTATTGGGCATATATTCTTAATTTTATAAGGATATGAAGAATGGGCCAAAAATAGACAAGGATTCTTTTATAAGGGATTGCCACCTAAGTGTACGGACACAAAACGTGCTCTATAACAATTCAAAAGCATTTGGGGTACGACCTATATTTCCCATAACGAACAATGATCTTAAAGTTTCGGATATCGGTAAACTATCGTTACGGGCCATAGGTGATTTTAGGAACTGCGGCAAAAAAACGCTTTTGGAAATTATCGCATTGTGCACAAAGGCAGGAGTAAAATTCAAACAGGAAAAAAACAGCTCGCCCCCGACAACTGACCCGGGTAAATGAATTCGCTTTTCCAGTTACGGGACGGCAGGCTGCCATATGTTGGAAAAACCAATCTTGTAAAGTCAATGTACCCGTCACATGGGATGGATATCTGATGCCGAAACAAAAGGGATAGTGATACCCGTGCAAATAAACCGCCTTCAATTCGATGAAATGAATGGTTTGATCAAGCACGGGAATCCCCAATGCCTGGTCCTAGATGCCTTGGTAATTCCATACCTTTGATCCACTGGTTAAAGATTTTCAGGACAGATTTGCCCACTAAATAGGATGCTCCCAGAGGTAACCAAATCGAGAAAGAAGCAACCTTTATGGCACCTTTCATCTTAAAGAAAAAGACCCATGAGACCCATATTTCTTTTATTACTGACCATTCCAATGTTCCTCGGATGTGATTCTGATAACGATTCCATACCCCCCCCCTTGGCCGCCAACACCTTTACCGCCCAAAAGAACGACGATGCCTGGACAGGGACGATCGACCTACAGCTGACAGCAAACGACACCCTCACGTTTTTGGCGATAGGGGAAGGATTGGACAATGGTATATTGATGGTCAAAATGAAATTCGATGGTGAGGGCGACTATACCTTGAAAAAGGAAAAGGCCCTTTACTATGATACACTCGGTGGTGATGTTATTGTGGACGAATACACGCTACGGGAACCTGAAAAGGCCACATTCAGCATAGATTCCTATAATGAGGCTAATGGGACGGTGACCGGCACTTTTGCCATCGAACTGTTTCCCGAGGCACAGGGCGGAAAGAGCATCGAATATTTTCTGCGAATTACTGAAGGAAGGTTTCGAGGTACTATTGTGCGCAATATGGCCCCATAATAGCCTGAGTGTATGAAAATAAAAAGGGACATGGCCACCATTTATTTGACTTAAAAAAACAAGAAATTGGCCAAAGCATCCCGCATCTGTTCCCTGAGCAACATATGTCCCCTTTTCAGATGGGACTTTACAGTCTCTATCGAAATGCCCAGTTCCTTGGCAATCTCCTTGTTCTTTTTATTGCCATAATATTTGGCCCGGAACACTTTTCCACACTGTTCGGGAAGTTTGTCCACGGAATCCTCCAACATCAGGTACAGGGCCTCAAAATCAAGGATTTCCTCCTCGGTACCAGCTTCCAGTACAGCTTCCGACAACTCCACGTTCAGCGCATTCTGTTGGTCCAAAAAACGGAATATACGGTATTTCAAGGCGGCATACAGATAGCCTTCCCAAGAGGTACGGACCTTGATGGACTGTCTGCGCTCCCAAATATCTATAAAGAGTTCCTGTACCACGTCCTCGGCATTTTCCGGTGACAAGTGGCGACATGCAGTATAATAAAGTCGTTTCGCGTGCTTTTCAAAAAAGGATCTGAATCCTGGAACACTTTTCTTCCATCCGTCGTCCATAATCAATAATCGATATGCTGCTTTTCTTGATGTGAACAAACTTAAAAAGCGGTTCAAAAATAGAACGATTTCCGCAATGTATTGATTGTCTGATATTAACTTTGTATTAAGCGAAGGTTTTCATCCCCATTCCTTTTGACCTATTGGACTTTGATGGACAGGCTTTTTCGGTTTGTTTGTACAGAACAGGAATATACCATCCCCTCCTTTTTTTAATACTGCCCCAATGGAAATTTTGGGATTATATCGATGGAACCACAAAGAATGTCTTTCCAAGTAACTTTTAATTAACATAAAATTTCTGTTTTATTAATGTGTTCCATATCCCCCATTTTCTCTTTTTCCGGCACATATAAATAGAATATCATACGAAACCGTAAAAATGTCAAAAGAGACAAACAACCAAAAAAGTATAGCCATTCTGATTCGGCGCCTGTTGACCGGACGTGCCGATCGTAATGAAAGGGATAGATTGGATGAATGGTTCAATACCTATCGACGAAATGAGGGGAATCTTTTTGAAGTAGGGAGATGGTTTGGGATCAGAAACCGCATGTGGAACCGTATCGAGGCCCAATTGAATCAATCAAAAACGCACTACCTGAGTTTTACACGATATGCCTTGGGCACAGCGGCGACTGTTTTGGTCCTGTTCGGCATAGGGGCCTACCTCTATTGGGGAACGGATATCACAGGACCCTCGAAGGGTACCGAAACAGTTCTTTATGCCGGCATCGGGGAGATCAAGGAAGTCTACCTTCCCGACAGCACCCATGTTTGGCTCAATTCGGAAACCACATTGCGGTATAGTGACAACTATGGAAGAAAGGGTCGGAACGTGGCATTGGACGGGGAAGCCTTTTTTGAGGTGACGCGCAATGAACAAAGTCCTTTTACCGTACATACGGCCCAAAGTGCCACCCAAGTGTTGGGCACCAGTTTTTCAGTGCGGGCCTATCCAGATGAAAGCCAGTCCGTAGGGGTGGTGACCGGAAAAGTGGGTGTCAGGCCGGTGACCAATGGCCCGGACCACAAGGACTACCTGTTGAAACCTGGGGATGAGCTGGCC from Flagellimonas oceani encodes the following:
- a CDS encoding sigma-70 family RNA polymerase sigma factor translates to MNRFLSLFTSRKAAYRLLIMDDGWKKSVPGFRSFFEKHAKRLYYTACRHLSPENAEDVVQELFIDIWERRQSIKVRTSWEGYLYAALKYRIFRFLDQQNALNVELSEAVLEAGTEEEILDFEALYLMLEDSVDKLPEQCGKVFRAKYYGNKKNKEIAKELGISIETVKSHLKRGHMLLREQMRDALANFLFF
- a CDS encoding FecR family protein — translated: MSKETNNQKSIAILIRRLLTGRADRNERDRLDEWFNTYRRNEGNLFEVGRWFGIRNRMWNRIEAQLNQSKTHYLSFTRYALGTAATVLVLFGIGAYLYWGTDITGPSKGTETVLYAGIGEIKEVYLPDSTHVWLNSETTLRYSDNYGRKGRNVALDGEAFFEVTRNEQSPFTVHTAQSATQVLGTSFSVRAYPDESQSVGVVTGKVGVRPVTNGPDHKDYLLKPGDELAFGIGWDIPELTHDNPVDRFHGWKNDILFFEARPLSEVASSLERKFGVTVQLDKQDDLANKKFTGVFDRQKLPEILHTIGLSMGITIEQPNDSIIKIGTAQRFHQNDYGY